Proteins from one Deinococcus sp. YIM 134068 genomic window:
- a CDS encoding LEA type 2 family protein, translated as MRRLLLVPLLALGFGACAPRQAVQVPTFEVEQVRLTSLTLPSGASPAVANLTLRLRVGNPNAVPVRLANFAARLLIDGADVGRLDLPNVSLPARGSTLQDANLAIPVTLGTAGAFLKVARGTQVAYRVDGTFTADLGVLGRPTFGPYTLAQGVWQQAAILPF; from the coding sequence ATGAGGCGTCTCCTGCTCGTTCCGCTGCTCGCTCTCGGCTTCGGCGCGTGTGCCCCCCGGCAGGCCGTTCAGGTGCCCACCTTCGAGGTGGAGCAGGTGCGGCTGACGAGCCTCACACTTCCCAGCGGTGCAAGTCCCGCCGTGGCGAACCTGACGCTGCGGCTGCGGGTGGGCAATCCCAACGCGGTGCCCGTGCGCCTCGCCAACTTCGCCGCCCGGCTGTTGATCGACGGGGCGGACGTGGGCCGCCTCGACCTGCCGAACGTGAGCCTGCCCGCGCGGGGCAGCACGCTTCAGGACGCGAACCTCGCCATTCCCGTCACGCTGGGCACCGCCGGGGCCTTCCTCAAGGTGGCGCGCGGCACGCAGGTGGCCTACCGGGTGGACGGGACCTTCACCGCCGACCTCGGCGTGCTGGGGCGGCCCACCTTCGGGCCGTACACGCTGGCGCAGGGGGTGTGGCAGCAGGCGGCGATTCTGCCGTTTTGA